From a region of the Marinomonas mediterranea MMB-1 genome:
- the ftsZ gene encoding cell division protein FtsZ codes for MNVFDLADENLSDNAVIKVVGVGGGGGNAVRHMLENQLEGVEFICANTDSKALMGLDSGITLQLGTTVTKGLGAGANPSVGRDSALEDQEKITQLLTGADMVFITAGMGGGTGTGAAPVIAQVARELGILTVAVVTKPFPFEGRRRAKVADAGLQELRENVDSLITVPNERLLPVLGKNISLLKAFGEANNVLFNAVQGITDLIMRPGLINVDFADVKTVMSEMGMAMMGTGSAIGEDRARVAAEAAIHNPLLEDINLKGARGVLVNITANEEVGLSEFTEVGGIIEEYASEDATVVIGCAIDPTVEDEMRVTVVATGLEGQSANVEMKSAVGDVSAVKPSVTQSAPSASNASKPAVEAVAKPVVTSSAVQKDDVSSEESQVKANDKSLESSKGADDQLSYLDIPAFLRRQAD; via the coding sequence ATGAATGTGTTTGATTTAGCAGATGAAAATTTATCCGACAACGCTGTAATCAAGGTTGTTGGAGTTGGTGGTGGCGGTGGCAATGCCGTGCGTCATATGTTGGAAAACCAGCTTGAGGGCGTAGAGTTTATCTGCGCTAATACGGATTCTAAGGCTCTGATGGGGCTGGATTCTGGAATTACATTGCAGCTTGGTACCACGGTGACAAAGGGGCTTGGTGCGGGAGCGAACCCTTCCGTTGGCCGTGATTCTGCATTAGAAGATCAAGAGAAAATTACTCAGCTTCTAACGGGTGCAGATATGGTATTTATTACGGCTGGTATGGGTGGTGGCACCGGAACGGGAGCTGCACCTGTCATTGCTCAAGTTGCACGAGAATTGGGGATTTTGACTGTTGCCGTTGTGACGAAGCCGTTTCCATTTGAAGGGCGTCGCAGAGCTAAGGTTGCAGATGCGGGGCTTCAAGAGCTACGTGAGAATGTTGACTCGCTTATAACCGTTCCGAATGAGAGGCTGCTGCCTGTTTTAGGTAAGAATATTTCATTACTTAAAGCGTTTGGTGAAGCGAATAATGTTTTGTTCAATGCTGTTCAGGGTATTACCGACCTTATAATGAGACCTGGTTTGATAAACGTCGATTTCGCCGATGTTAAAACAGTGATGTCGGAAATGGGGATGGCAATGATGGGAACGGGGTCTGCCATCGGAGAAGATCGTGCGCGTGTTGCTGCGGAAGCGGCAATACACAACCCTTTGCTTGAAGATATTAATCTTAAAGGTGCTCGTGGCGTATTAGTTAATATCACGGCAAACGAAGAGGTGGGCTTGTCTGAGTTTACCGAAGTTGGTGGGATCATTGAGGAGTATGCGTCAGAAGATGCAACGGTTGTTATTGGTTGTGCAATTGATCCGACTGTAGAAGATGAAATGCGGGTCACGGTAGTTGCTACGGGGCTAGAAGGGCAAAGTGCTAATGTTGAGATGAAATCCGCAGTGGGTGATGTGTCTGCGGTAAAGCCTTCAGTAACTCAGTCTGCGCCTTCTGCATCTAACGCATCAAAGCCAGCTGTAGAAGCGGTGGCTAAGCCAGTTGTAACGTCTTCTGCTGTTCAGAAGGATGACGTTTCTTCTGAGGAGTCGCAGGTTAAGGCAAACGATAAGAGTTTAGAGTCCTCTAAAGGGGCAGATGATCAATTATCGTATTTGGATATCCCAGCGTTTTTGCGTCGTCAGGCTGATTGA
- the lpxC gene encoding UDP-3-O-acyl-N-acetylglucosamine deacetylase: MVRQRTLKNIIRATGVGLHSGEKVYLTLKPAPVNTGIVFVRTDLEPPVEIVGDARAVGSTNFATALCSDDVKVSTVEHLMSAMAGLGVDNAYVEVSASEIPLMDGSASPFVFLLQSAGLEEQSAPKKFIRITKPIRVEEGDKYAILEPHSGFRLTFTIDFDHPAIGEDVQNTSIDFSTTTFVKEISRARTFGFMKDLEYFKNNDLARGANMDNAIVLDDFKVLNDEGLRYRDELVRHKVLDAIGDLYLLGHSLIGEYKAHKSGHALNNKLLLALLERQDAWEYVSFEDEAQVMPISFVEPVAAN, encoded by the coding sequence ATGGTACGTCAGCGCACACTGAAAAATATTATCCGCGCTACTGGGGTTGGCTTGCACTCTGGTGAAAAAGTGTATTTGACGCTCAAACCAGCGCCAGTCAATACTGGTATTGTGTTTGTTCGGACTGATCTTGAGCCACCGGTAGAAATAGTTGGCGATGCGCGTGCTGTTGGGTCGACAAATTTTGCGACAGCGTTGTGCTCTGACGACGTTAAAGTAAGTACGGTAGAGCACCTAATGTCTGCGATGGCGGGATTAGGTGTAGACAATGCTTATGTTGAGGTGAGTGCAAGTGAGATTCCTCTAATGGACGGAAGTGCTAGTCCATTCGTGTTCTTGCTGCAATCTGCTGGTCTTGAAGAGCAAAGCGCACCGAAAAAGTTTATTCGTATCACCAAGCCGATTCGAGTAGAGGAAGGGGATAAATATGCCATCCTTGAGCCTCATTCTGGCTTTAGGCTGACTTTTACGATCGATTTTGATCATCCTGCTATTGGTGAAGATGTTCAGAATACCTCGATTGATTTCTCTACAACGACTTTTGTGAAAGAAATCAGTCGTGCTCGTACGTTCGGGTTTATGAAAGATCTTGAGTACTTCAAAAACAATGATTTGGCTCGTGGCGCTAATATGGATAACGCCATTGTTCTTGATGACTTTAAAGTTCTGAATGACGAAGGATTGCGTTATAGAGATGAGCTAGTGCGCCATAAGGTTTTGGATGCGATTGGCGATTTATATCTACTAGGACATAGTTTGATTGGTGAGTATAAGGCTCATAAATCAGGGCATGCTCTAAATAATAAGCTACTGCTAGCTTTGCTTGAGCGTCAGGATGCGTGGGAATATGTTTCATTTGAAGATGAGGCTCAAGTGATGCCCATTTCATTTGTAGAGCCTGTTGCTGCGAATTAA
- the secA gene encoding preprotein translocase subunit SecA — protein sequence MLGTVIKKVIGTKNDREVKKYRKVVNQINQLEERYSAFSDDELMAQTSDFRSRLEKGETLGSLLPEAFATVREASKRIMGMRHFDVQLIGAMVLNNGSIAEMRTGEGKTLVATLAVYLNALTSKGVHVVTVNDYLAKRDANWMRPLYEFLDLSVGVVYAGQEKEEKRAAYLSDITYGTNNEFGFDYLRDNMIFRMEDRVQRDLHFAVVDEVDSILIDEARTPLIISGAVEDSSEQYKKINQLIPLLVKQEEEGDETGHYTYDEAQKNIELTEDGHQFVEAWLVEQEMLQEGDSLYSASNLALLHHVHASMRAHVIFKKNVDYVVQGGQVVIVDEHTGRTMAGRRWSEGIHQAVEAKEGVAIQAESQTLASTTFQNYFRLYEKLSGMTGTADTEAYEFQQIYGLTVVVIPTNKVVQRKDHNDLIYMSTQEKFEAIVKDIEVVVKEGRPVLVGTASIDYSELLSGYLNKVGIEHNVLNAKHHEREAEIVAGAGRSGAVTIATNMAGRGTDIVLGGNLQTELAELGADATEAQIEAVKSDWESRHQAVLAAGGLHIIGTERHESRRIDNQLRGRAGRQGDVGSSRFYLSLEDNLMRIFMSDRIKKMMQALGMEKGEAIEHKMVSNAIEKAQRKVEGRNFDIRKQLLEYDDVANDQRQVIYTQRYDMMSSDDLSGAIESMREEVVAGVIDEFIPPQSMFDQWDLDGLEEKIKNEFGLELAIKAWVEADKKLYEEPLRQRILDGFIEDYKAKEEVAGSDSIRAFEKQVLLQVLDTLWKEHLQTMDMLRQGIHLRGYAQKNPKQEYKRESFELFQNLLEQIKYEVVQITARVRVQSPEEAQKIEEARQQQEEPLKMSAQHQQAAAFGEGASSASEQQSEVPKVGRNESCPCGSGKKYKQCHGRLV from the coding sequence ATGCTAGGAACAGTCATTAAGAAAGTTATCGGTACAAAGAATGACCGAGAAGTTAAAAAATACAGAAAAGTTGTTAATCAGATCAATCAGCTAGAAGAGCGCTACTCTGCTTTTAGTGATGATGAGTTAATGGCGCAAACATCCGACTTTAGGTCGCGCTTAGAGAAAGGCGAGACCTTGGGCTCCCTGCTTCCTGAGGCTTTCGCAACCGTTCGCGAAGCGAGTAAGCGAATCATGGGTATGCGACATTTTGATGTTCAGCTGATTGGGGCAATGGTTCTCAATAATGGCTCAATAGCAGAAATGCGCACGGGTGAAGGTAAAACACTTGTTGCTACTTTGGCTGTATACCTTAATGCATTGACTTCGAAAGGTGTTCATGTCGTTACAGTCAATGATTATCTAGCAAAGCGTGATGCTAACTGGATGCGCCCACTGTACGAATTTCTCGATCTAAGTGTCGGTGTTGTCTATGCTGGGCAAGAGAAGGAAGAAAAGCGAGCGGCTTATTTGAGCGATATTACCTATGGCACAAATAATGAGTTTGGCTTTGACTACTTGCGCGACAATATGATCTTTAGAATGGAGGACCGCGTTCAGCGTGATCTTCATTTTGCTGTGGTTGATGAAGTTGACTCTATCCTAATCGATGAGGCAAGAACGCCACTTATTATCTCTGGAGCTGTAGAAGACAGTTCTGAGCAATATAAAAAGATTAATCAGCTTATTCCATTGCTTGTTAAGCAAGAGGAAGAGGGTGATGAAACGGGTCACTACACCTATGATGAAGCTCAGAAAAATATCGAGCTTACCGAAGACGGGCATCAGTTTGTAGAGGCTTGGTTGGTAGAGCAAGAAATGCTGCAGGAAGGCGATAGTTTGTATTCTGCATCTAATTTGGCGCTGCTGCATCACGTGCATGCTTCTATGCGAGCTCATGTTATTTTCAAAAAGAACGTTGACTATGTTGTTCAAGGTGGTCAAGTCGTTATCGTGGATGAGCATACGGGTCGAACTATGGCTGGTCGTCGTTGGTCTGAAGGTATACATCAGGCTGTCGAGGCAAAAGAAGGTGTCGCTATCCAGGCAGAGAGTCAAACACTGGCTTCGACAACATTTCAGAACTATTTCAGGCTTTATGAAAAATTGTCTGGCATGACTGGGACGGCAGATACAGAAGCTTATGAGTTTCAGCAAATTTACGGGCTGACTGTTGTGGTTATTCCGACGAACAAAGTGGTTCAACGTAAAGATCACAATGACTTGATCTATATGTCGACCCAAGAGAAGTTCGAGGCCATCGTTAAAGATATTGAGGTCGTTGTAAAAGAAGGGCGACCAGTATTGGTCGGTACTGCTTCTATTGACTACTCTGAGCTGCTTTCTGGATACCTAAATAAAGTAGGTATTGAGCACAATGTATTAAATGCTAAACACCATGAACGTGAGGCTGAAATCGTTGCAGGTGCAGGTCGTTCCGGCGCGGTGACAATTGCGACAAACATGGCGGGTCGTGGTACTGACATCGTTTTGGGCGGCAACCTACAGACGGAGTTGGCGGAACTTGGTGCGGACGCAACAGAGGCGCAAATTGAGGCTGTTAAGTCTGATTGGGAGTCTAGACATCAGGCGGTATTGGCTGCAGGTGGGCTACATATTATTGGTACAGAGCGCCACGAGTCTCGTCGTATTGATAATCAGCTTCGTGGTCGAGCGGGTCGTCAGGGTGATGTCGGTTCATCTCGCTTCTATTTGTCGCTTGAAGATAACCTGATGCGTATCTTTATGTCTGATCGTATTAAGAAAATGATGCAGGCACTGGGTATGGAAAAGGGCGAGGCGATAGAGCACAAAATGGTCTCTAATGCCATTGAGAAAGCTCAGCGTAAAGTGGAAGGAAGAAACTTTGATATTCGTAAGCAGCTTCTTGAGTACGATGATGTTGCTAACGATCAGCGTCAAGTAATTTACACTCAGCGTTATGACATGATGTCATCTGATGATTTGTCAGGTGCAATTGAATCTATGCGTGAAGAAGTGGTGGCTGGGGTTATCGATGAGTTTATTCCGCCTCAAAGCATGTTTGATCAATGGGACCTGGACGGTTTAGAAGAAAAGATCAAAAACGAGTTTGGACTTGAGCTTGCAATTAAAGCTTGGGTGGAAGCCGATAAGAAGCTTTATGAAGAGCCTTTGCGTCAAAGAATTCTTGATGGTTTTATAGAGGATTATAAGGCGAAAGAAGAGGTTGCAGGTTCTGATTCAATTAGAGCATTTGAGAAGCAGGTCTTGTTGCAAGTACTCGATACATTGTGGAAAGAACACCTCCAAACAATGGATATGTTGCGCCAAGGTATTCATCTTCGCGGTTATGCTCAGAAAAACCCTAAACAAGAATATAAGCGTGAATCATTTGAGTTGTTCCAGAATTTATTAGAACAAATTAAATACGAAGTTGTTCAGATTACTGCTCGCGTGCGAGTGCAGTCTCCAGAAGAGGCGCAAAAAATAGAAGAGGCTAGGCAGCAGCAAGAAGAGCCGTTAAAAATGAGCGCTCAGCACCAGCAAGCGGCGGCTTTTGGAGAAGGTGCTTCTTCCGCTTCAGAGCAACAGTCTGAAGTTCCGAAAGTTGGCAGAAATGAGTCTTGCCCATGTGGCTCAGGAAAGAAATATAAGCAATGTCACGGACGTTTGGTATAA
- the argJ gene encoding bifunctional glutamate N-acetyltransferase/amino-acid acetyltransferase ArgJ, translated as MAVGLGSFPAIPNISGVRFAVVEAGIKKASRKDLVVFEIDKGASVAGVFTQNAFCAAPVRLCREHLLQSVPRYLVINTGNANAGTGKRGYQGALSTCESLASIVGCKVSEVLPFSTGVIGEPLPTDKIVDVLPNALASLDYGNWQDAGEGIMTTDTRPKGAYRQFEVNGKHYTVGGISKGAGMIRPNMATMLGYVFTDISIDQNVLQDLLKKTTDKSFNRITIDSDTSTNDSCIAVATGAAGNEKITNIQTELGLAFEQAFTEVMQELAHAIVRDGEGATKFVTVQVVGAKSQEDAALVGFEIAHSPLVKTALFASDPNWGRILAVVGRAPIADLDVDRVNISLNGCLIVSEGGRSDGYTEELGQAAMNPEEITIVIDLGVGECKDTVWTTDLSHEYVTINAEYRT; from the coding sequence ATGGCTGTAGGTTTGGGTTCTTTTCCCGCTATTCCGAATATCAGTGGTGTGCGTTTCGCTGTCGTTGAAGCAGGGATAAAAAAAGCGTCTCGTAAAGATCTTGTTGTTTTTGAGATTGATAAAGGGGCGAGCGTAGCAGGCGTTTTTACGCAAAATGCTTTTTGCGCAGCGCCAGTTCGTTTGTGTCGTGAGCACTTGTTGCAATCCGTTCCGAGGTATCTGGTTATTAATACTGGAAATGCCAATGCTGGAACGGGGAAGCGAGGTTATCAAGGTGCGTTATCAACCTGTGAATCATTGGCATCTATTGTTGGGTGTAAGGTCTCTGAGGTACTGCCGTTTTCGACAGGTGTGATAGGAGAGCCGTTGCCAACAGATAAAATTGTCGATGTGCTACCTAATGCGTTGGCATCATTGGATTACGGTAATTGGCAGGATGCCGGTGAAGGTATTATGACGACAGATACGCGACCTAAAGGCGCGTACCGTCAATTTGAAGTTAACGGAAAACATTATACTGTCGGTGGGATCTCAAAAGGGGCGGGTATGATTCGTCCTAACATGGCCACTATGTTGGGCTATGTTTTTACTGATATTTCAATTGATCAGAATGTTTTGCAAGACCTTCTGAAAAAAACGACAGATAAAAGCTTTAATCGCATTACTATAGACAGCGATACCTCTACAAATGATTCGTGTATTGCGGTGGCTACTGGTGCAGCGGGCAATGAAAAAATAACGAATATTCAAACGGAATTGGGTCTGGCTTTTGAGCAAGCTTTTACTGAGGTAATGCAGGAGCTTGCTCATGCTATCGTTCGAGATGGTGAAGGTGCGACAAAGTTTGTGACGGTTCAGGTGGTTGGGGCAAAATCACAAGAAGACGCTGCTTTAGTTGGCTTTGAAATTGCCCATTCTCCCCTTGTTAAAACGGCGTTATTTGCTTCTGATCCGAATTGGGGGCGTATCCTTGCTGTCGTTGGTCGTGCGCCTATTGCTGATTTAGATGTTGATCGTGTGAATATTTCACTTAACGGATGCTTAATTGTTTCTGAAGGTGGTCGATCTGATGGCTACACGGAAGAGTTAGGTCAAGCGGCCATGAATCCAGAAGAGATTACAATTGTAATCGATTTGGGTGTTGGTGAATGTAAAGATACCGTTTGGACGACCGATTTGTCTCATGAGTACGTTACGATCAATGCGGAATACAGAACGTGA